From Hyphomicrobiales bacterium 4NK60-0047b, the proteins below share one genomic window:
- a CDS encoding YcjX family protein has protein sequence MSNWTDQGIDAALNIFNYAQNLVEPSLKLGVTGLSRSGKTVFITSLIYHLLERKHLPFFEPLRSGRIIDAYLEPHPDDLLPRFDYEGNLKTLTNGSPENPTLKWPEGTRYISQLRLTIIYQSDHFISRHLGESKLHIDVIDYPGEWLLDLPLLEKDYQTWSREAFKFAKQPHAKAFAKKWLKKNEKINPRSDQGEATAKELAESFTDFLNQTRENEPDLPTFPPGRFLMPGDLKNSPALTFAPLKIENEDIEENSLASLMERRFEAYKTLIIRPFYRQFFTRLDRQIVLVDVLSNLNAGKAHLDHLQNSLTNILKSFSPGAPHWLTSIWNKKIDRLVFAATKADHLHHHNHDQLQNLLSQITHTAIKKAELKGAEVKVQALASLRTTREVTIEENGETYDALAGTPLTGTEFQGQVFDGKTETILFTGDLKTEIKNDLKSDLVSDLAASITDQTIENDKNSSIEIINFAPPQVDEHSQNKMPHIRLDRALNMLIGDKLK, from the coding sequence ATGAGCAATTGGACAGATCAAGGCATAGATGCAGCATTAAACATCTTCAACTATGCTCAAAATCTTGTTGAGCCGAGCTTAAAACTCGGCGTAACAGGGCTATCGCGTTCAGGTAAAACCGTTTTTATAACAAGCCTCATTTATCATTTACTTGAACGTAAACATCTTCCCTTCTTTGAGCCCCTGCGTTCTGGTCGTATCATTGATGCATATCTTGAACCTCATCCAGATGATCTACTCCCCCGCTTTGATTATGAAGGCAACTTAAAAACACTAACAAATGGCTCACCAGAAAATCCAACTCTTAAATGGCCAGAAGGCACTCGTTATATTTCACAACTGCGTCTTACTATCATTTATCAAAGTGACCACTTCATCTCACGTCACTTAGGGGAAAGCAAACTCCACATAGATGTCATTGATTACCCTGGTGAATGGTTATTAGACCTCCCCCTGCTCGAGAAAGATTACCAAACCTGGTCAAGAGAAGCCTTTAAATTTGCAAAACAACCTCACGCAAAAGCTTTTGCAAAAAAATGGCTTAAAAAAAATGAGAAGATAAACCCAAGATCCGATCAAGGTGAAGCCACAGCAAAAGAACTGGCAGAAAGCTTCACAGATTTTCTCAATCAAACTCGAGAAAATGAACCTGACCTGCCAACCTTCCCGCCAGGTAGATTTCTAATGCCTGGAGATTTGAAAAACTCACCAGCCCTGACCTTTGCACCCTTAAAAATTGAAAATGAAGACATCGAAGAGAATTCGTTAGCAAGTTTAATGGAACGCCGGTTTGAAGCATACAAAACACTAATAATTCGCCCCTTCTATCGTCAATTCTTCACACGCCTGGACCGTCAAATCGTGCTGGTCGATGTGCTCTCAAATTTAAATGCGGGTAAGGCTCACCTAGATCATTTACAAAACTCATTAACGAACATCCTTAAAAGTTTCTCACCCGGCGCACCCCATTGGCTAACATCTATCTGGAACAAAAAAATCGACCGTTTGGTTTTCGCAGCAACCAAAGCAGATCACCTTCACCATCACAATCATGACCAGTTACAAAACTTACTTAGCCAAATTACCCATACCGCCATTAAAAAAGCAGAACTAAAAGGCGCAGAAGTAAAAGTGCAAGCCCTTGCCTCTCTAAGGACCACACGCGAAGTTACAATAGAAGAGAACGGTGAAACCTATGACGCCTTAGCAGGGACACCTCTAACTGGAACGGAATTTCAGGGCCAAGTTTTTGACGGTAAAACTGAAACCATTCTTTTCACAGGTGATTTAAAAACCGAGATAAAAAATGACCTGAAGTCCGATTTAGTATCAGACTTAGCAGCATCAATTACTGATCAAACAATAGAAAATGACAAAAACTCGTCTATTGAAATAATTAATTTCGCCCCGCCGCAAGTTGATGAACACTCACAAAACAAAATGCCTCATATTCGACTAGACCGTGCGTTAAACATGCTCATCGGAGATAAATTAAAATGA
- a CDS encoding SDR family NAD(P)-dependent oxidoreductase produces MTTFKNETIWIVGASSGIGRALAEHLSNLDANLILSARRQAELDNLNQDLGGAHKVLPLDIENNEDIQAKFQHIRSNGIEINRAIFLAALYEPQKIADLDIDHCEKMFKVNVLGCFSFTKSMLNLMKEQKQSALKQIALCGSIAAYTGLPNGQPYSASKAAVQNFTESLKAEAPKNIDIKLISPGFIRTRITDKNNFPMPFMQEPEAAAKAIAKGLKSKKFEIHFPKRFTLLMKLLRALPYWLALPLTKKLK; encoded by the coding sequence ATGACCACATTTAAAAATGAAACAATCTGGATCGTTGGCGCCAGCTCAGGTATTGGCCGCGCCTTGGCAGAACATTTATCAAACTTAGATGCTAATCTAATTCTTTCTGCACGCAGACAGGCCGAGCTTGACAATTTAAATCAGGACCTCGGCGGCGCACATAAGGTCCTTCCCTTAGATATTGAAAATAATGAAGATATCCAAGCAAAGTTTCAGCACATCCGATCCAATGGAATAGAGATAAATAGAGCCATTTTTCTTGCCGCTCTTTATGAACCGCAAAAAATAGCAGATCTAGATATCGATCATTGCGAAAAGATGTTCAAGGTCAACGTATTAGGTTGTTTTTCATTCACAAAATCAATGCTTAACCTCATGAAAGAACAAAAGCAAAGCGCCCTTAAACAAATCGCTTTATGCGGAAGCATAGCCGCCTACACAGGTCTACCAAATGGACAACCCTATAGCGCCAGTAAAGCAGCCGTTCAAAATTTTACAGAAAGTCTGAAAGCTGAAGCCCCAAAAAACATAGACATAAAACTCATCAGCCCAGGCTTCATTCGCACCCGTATCACAGATAAAAACAACTTCCCCATGCCCTTCATGCAAGAACCAGAAGCCGCCGCCAAAGCCATCGCTAAAGGGTTAAAGTCCAAAAAGTTTGAAATCCATTTTCCAAAACGCTTTACTCTCCTAATGAAACTATTAAGAGCGCTCCCTTATTGGCTCGCCCTACCATTGACAAAAAAATTGAAGTAA
- a CDS encoding MoxR family ATPase, producing MRFQGTENYVAGDDLTLAVNAAITLERPLLIKGEPGTGKTVLAIEVAKALGAPLIEWHIKSTTKAHQGLYEYDAVGRLRDGQLGEESAKDISNYIKRGKLWEGFTSEKRPILLIDEIDKADIEFPNDLLQELDRMEFFVYETGETIKAKHRPIIIITSNNEKELPDAFLRRCFFHYIQFPEPEVMADIVEVHHPGLKSDLLKSALNVFYDIRDQNAIKKKPSTSELLDWIKLLLNEDIDASTLRENNQRKLIPPLYGALLKNEQDVSLFEKLSFMSRNP from the coding sequence GTGCGCTTTCAAGGTACAGAAAACTATGTGGCAGGAGACGATCTAACTCTTGCTGTTAATGCAGCAATCACACTGGAACGCCCTTTATTGATCAAAGGGGAACCAGGAACTGGCAAAACAGTCTTAGCTATTGAAGTGGCAAAAGCACTAGGTGCCCCTTTAATTGAATGGCACATTAAATCGACAACCAAAGCTCACCAAGGCCTTTATGAATATGACGCTGTTGGCCGCCTGAGAGATGGCCAGCTTGGCGAAGAGAGCGCAAAAGATATCTCTAATTATATTAAGCGCGGCAAATTATGGGAAGGCTTCACCTCAGAGAAACGTCCCATTCTTCTCATTGATGAAATTGATAAAGCTGATATTGAATTCCCAAATGATCTTTTGCAAGAATTAGATCGTATGGAATTTTTCGTTTACGAAACAGGCGAAACAATCAAAGCCAAACACCGCCCGATCATTATCATTACATCTAATAATGAAAAAGAATTGCCAGATGCATTTTTGCGGCGTTGTTTCTTTCATTATATCCAATTCCCAGAACCTGAAGTTATGGCAGATATCGTGGAAGTTCATCACCCGGGCCTGAAATCAGACCTGTTAAAATCAGCGCTTAATGTTTTTTACGATATTCGCGATCAAAACGCGATTAAGAAGAAACCATCAACTTCAGAACTTCTTGATTGGATTAAACTTCTCCTGAATGAAGATATCGATGCCTCAACGCTTCGAGAAAACAATCAAAGAAAACTAATTCCACCCCTTTACGGAGCCCTACTAAAAAACGAGCAAGATGTAAGCCTGTTTGAAAAACTTAGTTTTATGTCCAGAAATCCATAG